The genomic stretch GTGGTAGATTATTGTATCAAGGGCCACCGGAAGGAATTGTGGGGCACAAGGAATCTTTGACGGCTGGTTATTTGAGTGTGAAGTTGAAGTGAAAGGTAAAATTCAAATTGACTAAATTTTGTAAATGTGTTTGAACAATTGGCCACACATCTTATGAATCTGTTGGCTGATGAAGAGTCCAAGTCTTGATATTTGAAGTTCTTAATTCGTTTTTAATAGTTTTAATGAAGACTTCTTTTTGCCATGTGACAAAATTAAATAGTACAGACCAGGCATTTTCTCCGAAATGTCGATTGAAAATAAATTGGAGTCTAGTTTTTTACGCAGAATTTTTTCTCCCATATTATTATAGATTGTAATATATGAATTATTTGTAATTTCATCTAGTTTTAAATTGTAAACGCCGTTGGAAGGATTGGGATATGCTTTAATTGTAAAAGTATTGCCTTCAAACTCTAAACTTTTTACTGTATTAGAATTTATATTAAAATCGGAGTACTTGGCGACATAAATATCTGGGCCTAGACTAGTTGACAAATTATATCTTGTATCAGTAAGATCCAGGTCTATTGCATTAAAAAAATGCCCGCAAATCAAAGCAGTATCGTTATATAATTTAAAATTCCCAATATTGTTGTATGCAGTTCCACC from Saprospiraceae bacterium encodes the following:
- a CDS encoding T9SS type A sorting domain-containing protein; the encoded protein is MSTSLGPDIYVAKYSDFNINSNTVKSLEFEGNTFTIKAYPNPSNGVYNLKLDEITNNSYITIYNNMGEKILRKKLDSNLFSIDISEKMPGLYYLILSHGKKKSSLKLLKTN